One Brassica oleracea var. oleracea cultivar TO1000 chromosome C7, BOL, whole genome shotgun sequence genomic window carries:
- the LOC106302347 gene encoding uncharacterized protein LOC106302347 — protein MDVPTLCVLCSSGHESHQHLFFLCPFVYAVWSHFSRSAWQAAPSSMLDVVDIVAVSARFRVGLWFIASGAKGIFAFSSRWPLLKQGLITLVDWLIRDRLLSIPPFRPESPFLLQLFFSLTFRPP, from the coding sequence ATGGATGTCCCTACGCTTTGCGTTCTGTGCTCTTCGGGCCATGAATCCCATCAGCACTTGTTCTTTTTGTGCCCATTTGTCTATGCTGTCTGGTCTCACTTCTCCAGAAGCGCTTGGCAAGCTGCTCCGTCTTCTATGCTCGATGTGGTAGATATTGTTGCTGTCTCTGCTCGATTTCGGGTGGGGTTATGGTTTATTGCATCTGGTGCGAAAGGAATTTTCGCATTTTCAAGCAGGTGGCCACTTCTGAAGCAGGGGTTGATCACGCTTGTTGATTGGCTGATCCGGGATCGGCTCCTTTCCATCCCTCCTTTCAGACCAGAGTCTCCGTTTCTGCTCCAGCTGTTCTTCTCCCTTACCTTTCGGCCTCCTTAG
- the LOC106302348 gene encoding uncharacterized protein LOC106302348: MGRPITLTGKNDRKTYDKWKLVSCPSCKALLWDAEATRVQTNRDSKHFGICCQRGRVRLPPVREPPSPLLELLETPSFKPHIRVANSLLAFTSMGAKIDKSVTGAPGPFTFRVHGQIIHRIGSMLPEDGNDPVYLQLYIFDTENEIQNRKRAITEDSSSQALDDSIIVRLIEMLDIHNHLAKTFRHARDRYKATGSIEFSITLVSQPNQGRQYDLPTASEIGGLIVGDLSATSVGRDIVVELKSSALQRISDLHPLLMSLQYPLLFPYGDTGYNERLPYCGPAASTVRREYMTMREFYAYQIQTRPSEGMTIIKGGKLFHQYIVDAYVATETERLRFISLNQKKLRADLYNNVCDAVDIGDADATQLGEKVILPSSFTASPRYMSEKYQDAMAICRWYGNPHLFITVTANPNWVELTNHLDAYGGDSPNSRPDLECRIFKLKLDEMMADFKKGVYFPKPDAAVYTIEFQKRGLPHAHILLWLKGIKKEVTAAMIDEYISAEFPDREVDLEGFELVERHMIHGPCGRMRPTSPCMDKGECTKNFPKPLSEHTRIDKSGFIVYRRRSDTTSFVVKNDIQVDNRFIVPHNLSLLKKYQAHINVEWCCRTSAIKYLFKYITKGVDRATALLEKNDPAANVEGGKKKKIDMLNEIDRFLECRYISACEGSWRLFAFPIHYNQPNVVKLPVHLPGQHMMVFDEGDDLAEVVLRENTDKTMLTAFFEACNIYEEARELTYVEFPSRFVYHSSSKEWTPRQQGEAIGRVVYISPASGDSYFLRILLNVVRGPRGYDDLYTVGDLVFKKFKQACYARGLLDDDREWHEAIEEPSLWATGRQLRKLFVLILVYCQVIHPLKLWDHTWRLLAEDILYLKRKEFRFPSLDLQDEQLKQYTLLEVEKHLKEHNLSLADYDDMPQPDKSILSEIDNPDLRQELIYDVRKEAETHAQLFSALNQDQRNVYDAVLKSVKEHYGELIFVYGAGGTGKTYLYRTIIALLRSTSKIVIPVATAGIAALLLPGGRTAHSRFKLPLNLDDRSMCEIHKGSSLAALISKADLIIWDEAPMAHRHAFETLDRSLRDLLSHDNPLAATKPFGGKTVLLGGDFRQILPVIPRGKRPDTVLASISKSYLWKMARVFTLSINMRLRQEDKDFAKWILEVGDGEADTLASYKSKHEEGNQIYVDKGFLIPSSNAPHEALADAAYPNFLQNYRSNEYIKERAVLTPTNNTVHEVNAYLLSKVPSQAREYLSSDSIELEATPEDDWTSHYPQEYLNSLEFPGLPNHRLCLKVGAPVMMLRNLNQDKGLCNGTRMMVSRLGNRIVAAEIMTGTDVGEEVLIPRIQLSPTDTIHPFVFRRRQFPIRLCYAMTINKSQGQSLRQVALYLPRPVFTHGQLYVAMSRVTTPSGLKILDETSDKDGEDGVTNIVYKEIFRDVRVTQVIT; encoded by the exons ATGGGAAGGCCAATTACTCTTACAG GTAAAAATGATCGCAAGACATATGACAAATGGAAATTGGTCTCATGTCCATCCTGTAAAGCATTGCTATGGGATGCTGAAGCAACTCGAGTTCAGACAAACCGAGATAGCAAGCATTTCGGTATTTGTTGTCAGAGAGGTCGTGTGAGACTTCCACCAGTTCGGGAACCACCGTCTCCATTGTTAGAACTTTTAGAGACGCCGAGTTTCAAGCCCCACATCAGAGTTGCTAACAGTTTACTTGCTTTCACATCTATGGGTGCCAAAATTGATAAGAGCGTCACTGGGGCACCTGGACCATTTACCTTCAGAGTTCATGGTCAGATCATCCATAGGATTGGTTCCATGCTCCCCGAAGATGGTAACGATCCAGTGTATCTGCAGCTATATATCTTTGACACTGAGAATGAGATTCAAAACAGAAAGAGGGCGATCACGGAAGATTCTTCTTCACAGGCACTTGATGATAGTATCATCGTCCGCTTGATTGAGATGCTAGACATCCACAACCATTTAGCAAAGACTTTCAGACACGCACGCGACCGTTACAAAGCCACTGGATCAATCGAATTCAGTATCACATTGGTCAGTCAGCCAAACCAAGGTCGTCAATATGATCTTCCTACTGCGAGTGAAATCGGTGGACTGATCGTTGGGGACTTATCTGCAACGTCAGTAGGAAGAGATATAGTGGTTGAGCTTAAGTCATCAGCACTACAGAGGATAAGTGATCTTCACCCACTGCTGATGAGTCTTCAATATCCGTTGTTATTTCCTTATGGGGATACCGGTTACAACGAGAGATTACCATACTGTGGTCCCGCGGCATCCACTGTGAGAAGAGAATACATGACAATGCGTGAGTTCTATGCTTACCAAATCCAGACTAGGCCTTCAGAAGGAATGACAATAATTAAGGGTGGAAAACTTTTCCATCAGTATATTGTTGACGCGTACGTAGCTACCGAGACAGAAAGGCTGCGGTTTATTAGTCTGAATCAGAAGAAACTGAGAGCAGATCTATATAATAACGTATGCGACGCAGTTGACATAGGCGATGCAGATGCGACGCAGCTTGGAGAAAAAGTCATCCTGCCTTCGTCCTTCACTGCTAGCCCTCGGTATATGTCTGAAAAATATCAAGACGCCATGGCTATCTGTAGGTGGTATGGAAATCCTCACCTGTTTATCACTGTCACCGCAAATCCAAATTGGGTGGAGCTCACCAATCATCTTGATGCATATGGGGGTGATTCCCCTAATAGTCGACCTGATCTGGAGTGTCGGATTTTCAAACTTAAGCTTGATGAAATGATGGCAGATTTTAAAAAGGGAGTATACTTCCCGAAACCAGACGCAG CTGTCTACACAATCGAATTCCAAAAGCGAGGTTTGCCACATGCCCATATCTTATTGTGGTTAAAAGGGATAAAAAAAGAAGTTACAGCTGCGATGATTGACGAATACATCTCAGCAGAGTTTCCCGATAGAGAAGTTGATTTAGAAGGTTTTGAACTGGTTGAGCGTCATATGATCCATGGTCCGTGTGGCAGGATGCGCCCCACGTCACCGTGCATGGACAAGGGAGAGTGCACAAAGAACTTCCCTAAACCTTTATCTGAGCATACAAGAATTGACAAATCTGGGTTCATCGTTTATAGAAGGAGGTCTGATACTACGTCTTTTGTCGTTAAGAACGACATACAGGTGGACAATCGATTTATTGTGCCTCATAACCTTAGCCTGCTGAAAAAATATCAGGCACATATAAACGTTGAGTGGTGCTGCAGAACTAGCGCAATCAAATATTTGTTCAAGTATATCACTAAAGGCGTTGATCGAGCAACTGCTCTTCTAGAGAAAAATGATCCAGCTGCCAATGTCGAAGGGGGTAAAAAGAAGAAAATCGATATGCTTAATGAGATCGACCGGTTCTTGGAGTGTCGTTATATCTCAGCTTGTGAAGGTTCATGGAGGCTGTTTGCATTTCCTATTCACTATAATCAGCCTAATGTTGTGAAACTCCCAGTACATCTACCAGGGCAGCATATGATGGTCTTTGACGAGGGCGATGATTTAGCAGAGGTGGTTTTGCGTGAAAATACAGATAAGACGATGCTGACGGCATTTTTTGAGGCGTGCAACATATATGAAGAAGCGAGAGAGTTGACATATGTTGAGTTTCCTTCACGGTTTGTTTACCATTCGTCCAGTAAAGAATGGACGCCTAGGCAGCAAGGCGAAGCTATTGGCAGAGTCGTGTATATCAGTCCAGCATCTGGTGATTCATACTTCTTGAGGATTCTGTTAAATGTTGTGAGGGGTCCTAGAGGATATGATGATTTATATACTGTTGGTGATCTGGTCTTTAAAAAGTTTAAGCAAGCGTGTTATGCACGAGGTTTACTTGATGATGATAGGGAGTGGCATGAAGCAATAGAGGAACCATCCTTATGGGCTACTGGTCGACAGCTGAGAAAGTTATTTGTGCTTATCCTGGTATACTGTCAGGTTATACACCCACTTAAGCTATGGGATCATACCTGGAGGTTATTAGCTGAGGACATACTTTACTTGAAAAGAAAAGAATTTCGGTTCCCATCTCTTGACTTACAAGATGAGCAGTTGAAGCAGTATACTCTACTTGAAGTGGAAAAGCACTTGAAAGAACATAATCTGTCACTAGCAGACTACGATGATATGCCTCAGCCAGATAAATCCATTTTATCAGAGATAGACAACCCAGATTTGCGGCAGGAACTGATCTATGATGTTAGGAAAGAGGCTGAGACTCATGCACAGTTGTTTAGCGCATTGAATCAGGACCAGCGGAATGTATATGATGCTGTTTTGAAGTCAGTCAAAGAACATTATGGAGAATTGATCTTTGTATACGGTGCAGGAGGGACTGGTAAGACGTACCTATACAGAACAATTATCGCTCTGCTTAGGTCGACTAGCAAAATAGTTATACCAGTTGCCACTGCTGGTATTGCTGCACTTCTTCTTCCAGGCGGGAGGACTGCACACTCAAGGTTTAAGTTGCCACTGAACCTAGATGATCGTTCGATGTGTGAGATTCACAAAGGGTCCAGTCTAGCTGCGTTGATATCTAAGGCGGACCTAATAATATGGGATGAGGCTCCGATGGCACACAGGCACGCGTTTGAAACACTAGACCGTTCTCTCAGAGATTTGTTGTCACATGATAACCCGTTGGCTGCGACCAAGCCTTTCGGTGGCAAGACGGTGCTTCTCGGCGGTGATTTTAGACAGATATTGCCTGTAATTCCACGTGGAAAAAGACCAGACACTGTGCTCGCATCCATTAGCAAATCTTATCTTTGGAAAATGGCACGAGTGTTCACACTTTCCATAAACATGAGGCTGAGACAAGAAGATAAAGATTTTGCGAAATGGATATTGGAAGTAGGAGATGGGGAAGCTGACACGTTGGCTTCTTATAAATCAAAGCATGAGGAAGGTAATCAAATTTATGTGGACAAAGGCTTCTTGATACCTAGCTCAAACGCTCCCCATGAGGCATTGGCAGATGCTGCATATCCTAACTTCCTCCAGAACTATCGAAGCAATGAGTATATTAAAGAGAGAGCTGTTTTGACCCCTACGAATAATACTGTACATGAGGTAAACGCTTATCTCCTCTCCAAGGTCCCATCGCAGGCTAGAGAATACTTAAGTTCTGATTCCATTGAATTAGAAGCCACACCGGAAGACGACTGGACCAGCCATTACCCTCAAGAGTATCTAAATTCTCTAGAGTTTCCTGGCCTGCCCAACCACAGATTGTGTTTGAAAGTTGGAGCTCCTGTGATGATGCTACGCAACCTTAACCAGGATAAGGGTTTGTGTAATGGTACAAGAATGATGGTCAGTCGACTAGGTAACAGAATTGTCGCAGCAGAAATCATGACTGGGACAGATGTTGGAGAAGAGGTTTTGATTCCTAGGATACAGCTGAGTCCCACCGACACGATCCATCCTTTCGTTTTTCGTCGACGCCAGTTCCCAATCAGGCTATGTTACGCCATGACAATAAACAAGAGCCAAGGCCAGAGCTTGAGACAAGTTGCTTTATACCTTCCTCGACCTGTTTTTACTCACGGACAGTTGTACGTTGCCATGTCTAGAGTGACAACTCCATCTGGTCTGAAGATATTAGACGAGACTTCGGACAAAGACGGTGAAGATGGAGTTACCAATATCGTATACAAGGAAATCTTCAGGGATGTCCGAGTGACTCAGGTTATAACTTAA
- the LOC106305273 gene encoding uncharacterized protein LOC106305273 isoform X2 yields MKQGGELRRLDMLIVDLNGTIMVASISAKHLILFRSRLFAGTVYSVSGFFVSDCAPTLRLTDSPLMIMFNDSTSLDVLSGTDSELPVEGFRFRNEAELHELASASTELPDIVAELSAVKSTVNDPPKGKNHVMATIKMDKGDSVILSLFDCQAIAFHRRLDSMRVDPKVVVATNVKPKTIGGRLYLCATSGTHIYFDKETSIGQASLSRLVSRCPGLTPVAPLIRKVAKVEPVTMAELNSFVAAAVSNDIEYMCTGMVIRLDLEKGWCYIACVKCGRKLKRTESVFVCMHCENYHAVGVPRYRVELAIADGNDEGTFVCYDGTMAKLHGLEAYEAGLISAKDGVNPEDSQIPPFVTGMQGKTYTFHVKLATYDYTAGRQSFTVTRIINLNERLPLPEFVDNGGDGSIGGSMGDNHQIHADVDYDMVGGEASLIDSTEMSDPTSPAVKKARKNLVGEDI; encoded by the exons ATGAAGCAAGGTGGTGAACTCAGGCGGCTTGACATGCTCATAGTGGATTTGAAT GGTACTATTATGGTGGCGTCCATCAGTGCTAAACATCTTATACTATTCCGGTCTAGGCTCTTCGCCGGAACAGTGTACTCTGTCTCTGGGTTCTTTGTGTCGGACTGTGCTCCAACCCTTCGTCTTACTGATTCTCCCTTGATGATTATGTTCAATGATTCGACTTCTTTGGATGTGTTATCTGGCACGGATTCAGAATTACCTGTGGAAGGGTTCAGATTCAGAAATGAAGCTGAGTTGCACGAATTGGCTAGCGCAAGCACTGAACTCCCAG ACATTGTAGCGGAGCTGTCTGCTGTGAAGAGTACTGTGAATGATCCTCCAAAAGGAAAAAATCATGTTATGGCCACCATCAAGATGGATAA GGGCGACTCTGTGATTCTGAGTCTGTTCGACTGTCAGGCTATCGCATTCCACAGACGTCTTGATTCCATGCGTGTCGATCCAAAAGTGGTTGTTGCCACAAACGTCAAGCCAAAAACGATTGGAG GCCGTTTGTATCTCTGTGCCACGTCAGGAACTCACATTTATTTTGACAAAGAAACCAGTATTGGTCAGGCGAGTTTATCCCG CTTGGTCAGCAGATGCCCTGGTCTCACACCGGTAGCGCCACTCATTAGAAAGGTTGCAAAAGTCGAGCCCGTAACTATGGCTGAACTCAATAGCTTTGTCGCCGCTGCCGTTTCCAAT GATATTGAGTATATGTGCACTGGTATGGTTATCCGGCTCGATTTAGAGAAAGGTTGGTGTTACATTGCTTGCGTCAAATGTGGCAGGAAGCTTAAGCGCACTGAATCTGTCTTCGTGTGTATGCATTGCGAGAATTACCATGCCGTTGGTGTTCCACG CTATCGAGTGGAGCTTGCAATCGCTGATGGCAATGATGAGGGTACTTTTGTTTGTTATGATGGCACAATGGCAAAGTTGCATGGTCTCGAGGCATATGAAGCTGGTCTAATTTCG GCTAAAGACGGTGTAAACCCTGAGGACTCTCAGATACCTCCGTTTGTTACGGGCATGCAGGGAAAGACATACACATTCCATGTCAAGCTAGCCACGTATGATTATACGGCAGGCCGTCAAAGCTTTACTGTCACACGTATTATCAATTTGAACGAACGTCTGCCTCTTCCAGAGTTCGTCGACAAT GGAGGAGATGGGAGCATTGGCGGGAGCATGGGCGATAATCATCAGATTCATGCAGATGTGGACTATGATATGGTAGGTGGTGAGGCATCGCTGATTGATTCAACCGAGATGAGCGACCCAACTTCGCCAGCCGTCAAGAAGGCCCGAAAAAACTTAGTCGGTGAAGATATATAA
- the LOC106305273 gene encoding uncharacterized protein LOC106305273 isoform X1 — MANSKVYLSDLKSGPCFSTVECRLLRFWEVKKMKQGGELRRLDMLIVDLNGTIMVASISAKHLILFRSRLFAGTVYSVSGFFVSDCAPTLRLTDSPLMIMFNDSTSLDVLSGTDSELPVEGFRFRNEAELHELASASTELPDIVAELSAVKSTVNDPPKGKNHVMATIKMDKGDSVILSLFDCQAIAFHRRLDSMRVDPKVVVATNVKPKTIGGRLYLCATSGTHIYFDKETSIGQASLSRLVSRCPGLTPVAPLIRKVAKVEPVTMAELNSFVAAAVSNDIEYMCTGMVIRLDLEKGWCYIACVKCGRKLKRTESVFVCMHCENYHAVGVPRYRVELAIADGNDEGTFVCYDGTMAKLHGLEAYEAGLISAKDGVNPEDSQIPPFVTGMQGKTYTFHVKLATYDYTAGRQSFTVTRIINLNERLPLPEFVDNGGDGSIGGSMGDNHQIHADVDYDMVGGEASLIDSTEMSDPTSPAVKKARKNLVGEDI; from the exons ATGGCTAACTCAAAGGTTTACTTATCAGATCTGAAATCCGGCCCATGTTTCTCCACTGTTGAGTGTAGACTATTGCGTTTCTGGGAGGTCAAGAAAATGAAGCAAGGTGGTGAACTCAGGCGGCTTGACATGCTCATAGTGGATTTGAAT GGTACTATTATGGTGGCGTCCATCAGTGCTAAACATCTTATACTATTCCGGTCTAGGCTCTTCGCCGGAACAGTGTACTCTGTCTCTGGGTTCTTTGTGTCGGACTGTGCTCCAACCCTTCGTCTTACTGATTCTCCCTTGATGATTATGTTCAATGATTCGACTTCTTTGGATGTGTTATCTGGCACGGATTCAGAATTACCTGTGGAAGGGTTCAGATTCAGAAATGAAGCTGAGTTGCACGAATTGGCTAGCGCAAGCACTGAACTCCCAG ACATTGTAGCGGAGCTGTCTGCTGTGAAGAGTACTGTGAATGATCCTCCAAAAGGAAAAAATCATGTTATGGCCACCATCAAGATGGATAA GGGCGACTCTGTGATTCTGAGTCTGTTCGACTGTCAGGCTATCGCATTCCACAGACGTCTTGATTCCATGCGTGTCGATCCAAAAGTGGTTGTTGCCACAAACGTCAAGCCAAAAACGATTGGAG GCCGTTTGTATCTCTGTGCCACGTCAGGAACTCACATTTATTTTGACAAAGAAACCAGTATTGGTCAGGCGAGTTTATCCCG CTTGGTCAGCAGATGCCCTGGTCTCACACCGGTAGCGCCACTCATTAGAAAGGTTGCAAAAGTCGAGCCCGTAACTATGGCTGAACTCAATAGCTTTGTCGCCGCTGCCGTTTCCAAT GATATTGAGTATATGTGCACTGGTATGGTTATCCGGCTCGATTTAGAGAAAGGTTGGTGTTACATTGCTTGCGTCAAATGTGGCAGGAAGCTTAAGCGCACTGAATCTGTCTTCGTGTGTATGCATTGCGAGAATTACCATGCCGTTGGTGTTCCACG CTATCGAGTGGAGCTTGCAATCGCTGATGGCAATGATGAGGGTACTTTTGTTTGTTATGATGGCACAATGGCAAAGTTGCATGGTCTCGAGGCATATGAAGCTGGTCTAATTTCG GCTAAAGACGGTGTAAACCCTGAGGACTCTCAGATACCTCCGTTTGTTACGGGCATGCAGGGAAAGACATACACATTCCATGTCAAGCTAGCCACGTATGATTATACGGCAGGCCGTCAAAGCTTTACTGTCACACGTATTATCAATTTGAACGAACGTCTGCCTCTTCCAGAGTTCGTCGACAAT GGAGGAGATGGGAGCATTGGCGGGAGCATGGGCGATAATCATCAGATTCATGCAGATGTGGACTATGATATGGTAGGTGGTGAGGCATCGCTGATTGATTCAACCGAGATGAGCGACCCAACTTCGCCAGCCGTCAAGAAGGCCCGAAAAAACTTAGTCGGTGAAGATATATAA
- the LOC106302349 gene encoding uncharacterized protein LOC106302349: MAISRVFLSDLKPGKCSSVVEARLLRFWEARNVKRGGELMWVDMLLMDVNSTLMQATINANRLPKFQDRLAAGTIYSVSGFDVARCAQNFKLADSSLMIRFSDSTEFDVLSDPVSPIPAEGFRFRNQSELVGLANTNTHLPDIIGEIVLVKSTVSDPPEDKNRVMVTVKLENDVSVPLSLFDAQAVSFHQKLGGMCGDPKVIVATSINPKMVGGRLFLNATSGTHVYYDKETHAGESLFYRLVARDTGLPSAAPLLRSYAKVEPMTIAELNNFITTDPPQHEIDFLITERVSRVEADKGWCYVACSKCSKKLQRTVTSFECARCSNPHAVGSLRYRVEMVVTDDTAEGTFVCFDGVMTKLHNLRASEAAQLLAEEGVNPEESAMPPFVAGMEGKTYTFQVRVTSYNFTVNHQTFTVSRIINEVEHAPAPDFVDDGGDDNDDDDAPNGTIDREKSGSGKGICESSKSAGKEPAGNMRKRARIA, from the exons ATGGCTATTTCGAGAGTCTTCTTATCTGACCTAAAGCCCGGCAAATGCTCTTCCGTCGTCGAAGCCCGGCTTCTACGGTTCTGGGAGGCGAGGAACGTCAAGCGCGGTGGCGAGCTGATGTGGGTCGATATGCTGCTTATGGACGTGAAT TCGACTTTGATGCAAGCTACTATCAACGCGAATCGGCTTCCAAAGTTCCAAGATAGGCTCGCCGCCGGGACGATTTATTCTGTTTCTGGCTTTGACGTGGCCCGCTGTGCTCAGAACTTCAAGCTTGCGGACTCTTCTTTGATGATCCGGTTTAGCGATTCCACCGAGTTTGACGTGTTATCTGATCCGGTCTCGCCAATACCTGCGGAGGGGTTCCGGTTCCGTAACCAAAGCGAGTTGGTTGGTTTAGCCAATACAAACACTCACCTTCCAG ATATTATTGGTGAGATAGTGTTGGTGAAGAGCACCGTGTCTGACCCTCCGGAGGACAAAAACCGTGTCATGGTCACCGTCAAACTAGAAAA TGATGTGTCTGTCCCTCTTAGTTTGTTCGACGCTCAAGCCGTTTCGTTTCACCAGAAGCTTGGAGGCATGTGTGGTGATCCTAAAGTGATTGTTGCCACAAGCATAAACCCGAAGATGGTTGGAG GTCGTTTATTCCTCAACGCGACTTCAGGGACGCATGTTTATTATGATAAGGAGACACATGCAGGGGAGTCCTTATTTTACCG ATTGGTGGCTAGAGACACTGGTCTTCCGTCCGCCGCACCTCTCTTGAGGTCTTATGCGAAGGTTGAGCCTATGACAATTGCTGAGCTTAACAATTTTATCACTACGGATCCACCACAG CATGAAATAGATTTCTTAATCACTGAGAGAGTTTCTCGAGTTGAAGCGGACAAAGGGTGGTGCTATGTTGCGTGTTCTAAGTGCAGCAAGAAGTTGCAGCGCACTGTCACATCTTTCGAATGTGCGCGCTGCAGTAATCCTCATGCGGTCGGATCTCTGCG TTATCGCGTTGAGATGGTTGTAACTGATGATACTGCGGAAGGGACATTTGTTTGCTTTGATGGTGTTATGACTAAGTTGCACAATCTCAGGGCAAGTGAGGCGGCTCAGTTACTG GCTGAAGAAGGAGTGAACCCTGAGGAATCCGCGATGCCTCCGTTCGTTGCAGGAATGGAGGGCAAGACCTATACTTTCCAGGTCCGTGTCACATCCTACAACTTCACCGTCAATCACCAGACGTTCACCGTGTCACGTATCATCAATGAGGTTGAGCATGCACCAGCTCCAGATTTTGTCGATGAT GGGGGTGACGACAATGATGATGATGATGCTCCAAACGGGACGATCGACCGTGAGAAGTCTGGTTCCGGCAAGGGCATTTGTGAGTCATCAAAGAGTGCTGGAAAGGAGCCAGCCGGTAATATGCGCAAGAGGGCGCGTATTGCTTGA